One genomic region from Halorussus rarus encodes:
- the panB gene encoding 3-methyl-2-oxobutanoate hydroxymethyltransferase: protein MATTVQDLAEMAGDEEITMLTAYDAPAAAIVDEAGVDLILVGDSMGNAALGYDSTLPVTVDEMQSRTAAVARAADDAMVVADMPFLSYGVDRSEAVENCGRMLKEADANAVKLESGPHTVDLTERLVDLGIPVMAHLGLTPQRVNQLGGYFRQGTDQESAAEMLQLAKAHEDAGAFSLVLEHVPSNVAAQITDALEIPTIGIGAGPDTDGQVLVLNDVFGLSDRSPYFSEQFGDVRSEMERAVAGFRDAVESGEFPADEHSYDEEAIDDIY from the coding sequence ATGCTGACCGCGTACGACGCGCCGGCCGCCGCGATCGTCGACGAGGCGGGCGTGGACCTGATCCTGGTGGGCGACAGCATGGGCAACGCGGCGCTGGGCTACGACTCGACGCTCCCGGTGACCGTCGACGAGATGCAGAGCCGGACCGCGGCGGTGGCGCGGGCGGCCGACGACGCGATGGTGGTCGCCGACATGCCGTTCCTGAGCTACGGCGTCGACCGGAGCGAGGCCGTCGAGAACTGCGGCCGGATGCTCAAGGAGGCCGACGCCAACGCCGTCAAGCTCGAGAGCGGCCCCCACACCGTCGACCTGACCGAGCGACTGGTCGACCTCGGCATCCCCGTGATGGCCCACCTCGGGCTGACGCCCCAGCGGGTCAACCAGCTCGGGGGCTACTTCCGGCAGGGCACCGACCAGGAGAGCGCCGCAGAGATGCTCCAGCTCGCGAAGGCCCACGAGGACGCCGGCGCGTTCTCGCTGGTGCTCGAACACGTCCCCTCGAACGTCGCGGCCCAGATCACCGACGCGCTGGAGATCCCGACCATCGGCATCGGCGCGGGCCCCGACACCGACGGCCAGGTGCTCGTGCTCAACGACGTGTTCGGCCTGAGCGACCGCAGCCCCTACTTCTCCGAGCAGTTCGGCGACGTCAGGAGCGAGATGGAGCGGGCGGTCGCCGGCTTCCGGGACGCGGTGGAGTCCGGCGAGTTCCCGGCCGATGAGCACAGCTACGACGAGGAAGCGATCGACGACATCTACTGA
- a CDS encoding ZIP family metal transporter, with protein sequence MAGTLVQALSYTMLAVVAALVGGLIAVYRPPGPYMESNVQHFAAGVVFAAVSAELLPDVHARAPTVVVAGFAMGVVTMLGIHRLSKYIEKRGIGGKVAGAAGLLITVSIDMLIDGVLIGVSFLAQAATGILIAVALAIEVLFLGVAGVIALPEEMGTLKKLAVPASFGLLLVVGVTAGVLVLEGVSGTPIALILAFGSAALLYLVTEELLVKAQKVPETPTSTTLFFAGFLLIFLLDMIH encoded by the coding sequence ATGGCCGGGACACTAGTTCAGGCGCTTTCGTACACGATGTTGGCCGTGGTAGCCGCGCTCGTCGGCGGCCTGATCGCCGTCTACCGTCCGCCGGGCCCGTACATGGAGAGTAACGTGCAACACTTCGCAGCGGGCGTCGTGTTCGCTGCCGTCTCGGCCGAACTCCTGCCGGACGTGCACGCGCGGGCGCCGACCGTGGTCGTCGCCGGATTCGCGATGGGCGTCGTCACCATGCTCGGTATCCATCGGCTCAGCAAGTACATCGAGAAACGGGGGATCGGCGGGAAAGTGGCGGGTGCAGCGGGCCTGCTCATCACCGTGAGTATCGACATGCTCATCGACGGCGTCCTGATCGGCGTCTCGTTCCTGGCGCAGGCGGCCACGGGGATCCTGATCGCGGTGGCGCTCGCCATCGAAGTGCTGTTCCTCGGGGTGGCCGGCGTCATCGCACTGCCGGAGGAGATGGGGACGCTCAAGAAACTCGCCGTCCCCGCCAGCTTCGGGCTCCTGTTGGTCGTCGGCGTGACGGCCGGGGTTCTCGTTTTGGAGGGGGTTAGCGGAACGCCGATCGCGCTCATACTCGCGTTCGGCTCGGCCGCGCTCCTGTATCTGGTGACCGAGGAGCTCCTGGTCAAAGCCCAGAAGGTCCCCGAAACGCCGACGTCGACGACCCTCTTCTTCGCCGGGTTCCTCCTCATCTTCCTCCTCGATATGATACACTGA
- a CDS encoding alpha/beta fold hydrolase, which translates to MERVTHHGRTTAYRVADRGAEGSPLLAVHGSGGTHEVWKGQFGRLASDRPVVALDLSGHGESDDIDADPGWEALSAYADDVLAVTEETGAGVLVGSSLGGAVALRIAVERDHDFDGLVLAGTGAKLPVLDDLRRWLESDFDRAVEFLHGENRLFHDADSRYVELSTEAMRAVGRAVTRRDFESCHTFDVRDRLGDVAVPALAVVGENDHLTPPEYHRELADEIPDGRYREIEGAAHLAMLEEPESFNAAVLEFLDDAGI; encoded by the coding sequence ATGGAACGAGTCACACACCACGGACGGACCACGGCCTACCGGGTCGCCGACCGGGGCGCCGAGGGGTCGCCGCTGCTCGCGGTCCACGGCTCCGGGGGCACCCACGAGGTCTGGAAGGGCCAGTTCGGCCGGCTGGCGAGCGACCGGCCGGTCGTCGCGCTCGACCTGAGCGGGCACGGCGAGTCCGACGACATCGACGCCGACCCCGGCTGGGAGGCGCTGTCGGCCTACGCCGACGACGTGCTGGCGGTCACCGAGGAGACCGGGGCGGGCGTGCTGGTCGGCAGTTCGCTGGGCGGGGCTGTCGCGCTCCGGATCGCGGTCGAACGCGACCACGACTTCGACGGCCTCGTCCTCGCGGGGACCGGCGCGAAGCTCCCGGTGCTCGACGACCTCCGGCGGTGGCTCGAGTCGGACTTCGACCGCGCGGTCGAGTTCCTCCACGGCGAGAACCGGCTGTTCCACGACGCCGACTCCCGGTACGTCGAGCTCTCGACCGAGGCGATGCGGGCGGTCGGGCGGGCGGTCACCCGACGGGACTTCGAGTCGTGCCACACGTTCGACGTGCGCGACCGTCTCGGCGACGTCGCGGTGCCGGCGCTCGCGGTGGTCGGCGAGAACGACCACCTGACGCCGCCGGAGTACCACCGCGAACTGGCCGACGAGATACCCGACGGTCGGTATCGGGAAATCGAAGGGGCGGCTCACCTCGCCATGCTGGAGGAGCCGGAGTCGTTCAACGCCGCGGTGCTGGAGTTCCTGGACGACGCGGGGATTTAG